From Desulfobacterales bacterium, a single genomic window includes:
- a CDS encoding flotillin family protein: MSPLVTIIFAVAGIFFVIIVIGLILTRLYARASKEISFVRTGLGGQKVIMNGGALVFPVLHEIIPVNMSTLRLEVQRSNEQALITRDRMRVDVQAEFYVRVKPTIEAIADAAQTLARRTMDPDMLKELIEGKFVDALRSVAAEMAIEELHEQRVDFVQKVQTAVSEDLLKNGLELESVSLTALDQTDQRFFNPQNLFDATGLTKLTQEIQARSKQRNDVERDTEIEIKQKNLSTERQKLEIAKEEQYAKFEQEREIELRRAEQMSTIAKERAEKERLAKEAQILAKQQVDQRQLMAERAVEQDRIEKEKLIKEKDIEKEKGIETAQIERQKAVTLADQSRAIAIAEKSKEKSIAQAEADKALALAVKQEEQVITAKETEIAERIKIIELIEARKKAEKDAIEITVAAEAQKKASVDKSEAVRIIAMGEADKVKITAQAEANAEVIKAEAAKKRYEVDAAGTRALHESENILAANIIDMRVKMAVIENIEKIIRESVKPIEKIESIKIFQVDGLNPGSHPHISNSEQKPVENYGNLGDQVINSALKYRCQAPLIDSILQEIGLTGGSLSGLSSLLNKEVILDNNSSSNSNKK; this comes from the coding sequence ATGTCGCCATTAGTTACAATAATTTTTGCAGTAGCAGGAATTTTTTTTGTCATTATTGTAATTGGTTTAATTCTTACAAGGCTTTACGCAAGGGCTTCAAAAGAGATATCTTTTGTAAGAACTGGTCTTGGGGGGCAAAAGGTTATAATGAACGGTGGAGCTTTAGTTTTTCCAGTTCTCCATGAAATTATCCCTGTTAATATGAGCACCTTAAGACTTGAAGTACAAAGGTCTAATGAGCAAGCATTAATTACTAGGGATCGTATGAGAGTTGATGTACAGGCTGAATTTTATGTTAGAGTTAAACCTACTATAGAAGCAATAGCTGATGCAGCGCAAACGCTTGCCAGAAGAACAATGGATCCTGATATGCTCAAAGAACTTATAGAAGGCAAATTTGTTGATGCTTTAAGGTCAGTAGCTGCAGAAATGGCGATTGAAGAACTCCATGAACAGCGGGTAGATTTTGTTCAAAAAGTCCAAACAGCCGTTTCGGAAGACCTTTTAAAAAATGGACTTGAACTTGAATCTGTTTCACTTACAGCATTAGACCAGACCGACCAAAGATTTTTTAACCCTCAAAACCTTTTTGATGCTACAGGCCTTACAAAACTGACTCAAGAAATTCAAGCACGTTCAAAACAAAGAAATGATGTAGAAAGAGACACAGAAATTGAAATAAAACAGAAAAATTTATCTACTGAGCGTCAGAAATTAGAAATTGCTAAGGAAGAACAGTATGCTAAATTTGAGCAGGAGCGTGAAATAGAGCTGAGAAGAGCAGAACAAATGTCCACAATCGCTAAAGAAAGAGCTGAAAAGGAAAGACTTGCAAAAGAAGCTCAAATATTAGCGAAACAGCAGGTAGATCAAAGGCAATTAATGGCTGAAAGAGCCGTTGAACAGGACAGAATTGAAAAAGAAAAGCTTATTAAAGAAAAAGATATAGAAAAAGAAAAAGGAATTGAAACAGCTCAAATTGAAAGACAAAAAGCCGTTACATTAGCTGACCAATCCCGTGCTATAGCGATAGCTGAAAAATCTAAAGAGAAATCTATTGCTCAAGCTGAAGCTGATAAAGCCCTTGCCCTTGCTGTAAAGCAGGAAGAACAAGTTATAACCGCAAAAGAAACAGAAATTGCTGAAAGAATAAAAATAATAGAACTTATTGAAGCAAGAAAAAAAGCTGAAAAGGATGCAATTGAAATAACTGTTGCTGCGGAAGCTCAAAAGAAAGCATCCGTTGATAAATCAGAAGCTGTTAGAATTATTGCAATGGGTGAAGCTGATAAAGTTAAAATAACAGCTCAAGCTGAGGCGAATGCTGAAGTTATTAAAGCAGAAGCAGCTAAAAAACGTTATGAAGTTGATGCTGCTGGAACCAGAGCTTTGCATGAATCTGAAAATATTTTAGCCGCAAACATAATTGATATGCGGGTTAAAATGGCTGTTATTGAAAATATAGAAAAAATAATTCGAGAAAGTGTTAAACCTATTGAAAAAATTGAAAGCATAAAAATTTTTCAAGTTGACGGATTGAATCCAGGTTCACATCCCCATATAAGCAATTCTGAACAAAAACCTGTTGAAAATTATGGAAATTTAGGGGATCAAGTGATAAACAGCGCTCTTAAGTATCGATGTCAAGCTCCATTAATTGATTCTATCTTGCAAGAAATAGGGTTAACAGGAGGCAGTTTGAGTGGTTTATCGTCCTTATTAAACAAAGAAGTAATTTTAGATAATAATTCTTCATCAAATTCAAATAAAAAATAA
- a CDS encoding DUF362 domain-containing protein has translation MKKKVSIKKYEKPFESVKEAITLSNAMEGLKRGDTVYIKPNIVFWSKHVTMPPWGVITTSRVVEDVIALLRDLGAGRIVIGEGTITSDPKDKETSANAYDFLGYNNIAKRYNVEVVNNFERPFKIATADNSMKFTIAADAIDADFVVNLPVLKTHAQTMVSLSQKNLKGCLDMNSRKICHSDNFKIDLDDHIAALAQIFQKKSCAIIDGIYSLERGPAYTGKPIRSDVIIASSDMLLADIVGSAVLGIDPSSVPHIAKASKKQGIDPSIESAELVGEPIKNVIRTHQWDFKYNDAGTLPMALAKSGIEGLYFPKYDHSLCSYCSGIIGLVQMAIGFAWKGIPFNDVEILTGKLQAPSPDREHTILLGKCQVQLNKNNSIINNAIIVPGCPPQMNKLVQGLKSAGIEIDKSLFDNFEMAPAFFMERYKDKPEFSLDFYKIMTGHSDD, from the coding sequence ATGAAAAAAAAGGTTTCAATAAAAAAATACGAAAAACCCTTTGAATCTGTAAAAGAAGCTATAACCCTATCAAACGCAATGGAAGGATTAAAAAGAGGAGATACTGTTTATATTAAACCCAATATTGTTTTCTGGTCAAAACATGTAACAATGCCTCCTTGGGGAGTTATAACTACAAGCAGAGTTGTTGAAGACGTTATTGCTCTATTAAGGGATTTAGGAGCTGGCCGAATTGTAATAGGAGAAGGAACTATAACGAGTGATCCAAAAGATAAAGAAACATCCGCAAATGCTTATGATTTTCTTGGATATAATAATATTGCTAAGCGTTATAATGTTGAAGTTGTAAATAATTTTGAAAGGCCTTTTAAAATAGCTACAGCTGATAATTCCATGAAATTCACTATAGCTGCCGATGCCATTGATGCTGATTTTGTAGTTAACCTTCCTGTTTTAAAAACCCATGCACAAACAATGGTTTCTTTAAGTCAAAAGAATTTGAAAGGTTGTCTTGATATGAACAGCAGAAAAATATGTCATTCTGACAACTTTAAAATTGATCTTGATGACCATATTGCTGCTCTTGCACAAATTTTTCAAAAAAAATCATGTGCAATTATTGACGGGATATATTCCCTTGAAAGAGGGCCTGCTTATACTGGTAAGCCCATCAGAAGTGATGTAATTATAGCCTCTTCTGATATGCTTTTAGCTGATATTGTAGGTTCAGCAGTTTTAGGAATTGACCCTAGTTCTGTACCGCATATAGCTAAAGCATCAAAGAAACAGGGAATAGATCCTTCTATTGAATCAGCTGAATTAGTCGGAGAACCAATTAAAAATGTAATACGAACCCATCAATGGGATTTTAAATATAATGATGCCGGAACACTTCCTATGGCTCTTGCTAAATCAGGTATTGAAGGGCTTTATTTCCCAAAATATGATCATAGTCTTTGTAGTTATTGTTCTGGTATTATAGGTTTGGTTCAAATGGCTATAGGTTTTGCTTGGAAAGGAATTCCTTTTAATGATGTTGAAATTCTAACTGGCAAATTACAAGCCCCTTCACCAGATAGGGAACATACTATACTTTTGGGGAAATGCCAAGTTCAGCTTAACAAAAATAATTCAATTATAAATAATGCTATAATTGTTCCGGGTTGTCCTCCTCAAATGAATAAGCTTGTCCAAGGCCTTAAATCAGCCGGAATCGAAATAGATAAATCTTTATTTGATAATTTTGAAATGGCACCAGCTTTTTTTATGGAGAGATATAAAGATAAACCTGAATTTTCCCTTGATTTTTATAAAATAATGACTGGTCATTCAGATGATTAA
- a CDS encoding HDOD domain-containing protein, with translation MEAYLAKQPIFNTKKNVYAYELLFRDGLSNAMPKIDGDTATSKLLSSSFFTIGIDNITGGKKAFINFTQNLLIKEIPLIFPKETTVVEVLEDVEPTDEVISACQNFSKKGYTIALDDFIFKENLRPLIDLCDIIKIDFRLTPIDEVKEVVKSLSCSKIKFLAEKVETNDEFVKALDMGFDFFQGYFFSKPQIIKGKEISSSKLSLLQIMAEVNKKDFEFSKVEKLISQDVSISYKLLRYINSSFFKPLQEISSINKALILLGEKEVKRFLSLMILSNVSSHKPTELIRNSCIRGKFCELLTKLPNVSESQYELFILGLFSSIDAILDMPMADILNKLSLSSEIRDALISKKGKLSNYVNLIESYEKGEWENTAKIITTLNFDEREIPELYFEACSWSNQFSGL, from the coding sequence ATGGAAGCATATTTAGCAAAACAGCCTATATTCAATACAAAAAAAAATGTATATGCATATGAACTTCTTTTTAGGGATGGTTTATCAAATGCCATGCCCAAAATTGACGGAGATACAGCAACTTCAAAGCTTTTATCAAGCAGTTTTTTTACTATTGGAATCGATAACATTACTGGTGGGAAAAAAGCTTTCATTAATTTTACTCAAAATCTTTTAATTAAGGAAATCCCTTTAATTTTTCCTAAAGAAACTACAGTAGTAGAGGTATTAGAAGATGTTGAACCTACAGATGAAGTTATTAGTGCATGTCAAAATTTTTCGAAAAAAGGCTATACTATAGCTCTTGATGATTTTATTTTTAAAGAAAATTTAAGGCCTTTAATTGACTTATGCGACATAATTAAAATTGATTTCAGATTAACTCCAATAGATGAAGTAAAAGAAGTCGTTAAAAGTTTGTCCTGTTCTAAAATAAAATTTTTAGCGGAAAAAGTCGAAACAAATGATGAATTTGTAAAGGCATTAGATATGGGTTTTGACTTTTTTCAGGGATATTTTTTTTCTAAGCCTCAGATTATTAAGGGTAAAGAAATTTCAAGTTCCAAGTTAAGCCTTTTACAAATTATGGCTGAGGTCAATAAAAAAGATTTTGAGTTTTCTAAAGTTGAAAAGCTTATATCTCAAGATGTTTCTATCTCCTATAAGCTGTTGAGATACATTAATTCATCTTTTTTTAAGCCTTTACAGGAAATATCTTCAATTAATAAGGCTCTTATTTTATTGGGTGAAAAAGAAGTTAAACGTTTTCTTTCTTTAATGATTTTATCTAACGTATCATCTCATAAACCAACAGAACTTATCCGAAATTCTTGTATCAGAGGAAAATTTTGTGAGCTTTTAACAAAGTTGCCTAATGTTTCGGAATCCCAGTATGAGCTTTTTATCTTAGGCTTGTTTTCAAGCATTGATGCGATATTAGATATGCCTATGGCAGATATTTTAAATAAATTGTCGTTATCTTCTGAAATTAGGGATGCTTTAATATCTAAAAAAGGCAAGCTTTCCAATTATGTAAATCTTATAGAATCCTATGAAAAAGGAGAATGGGAAAACACTGCAAAGATAATAACAACTCTTAATTTTGATGAACGAGAGATTCCCGAATTATATTTTGAAGCATGTAGTTGGAGTAATCAGTTTTCAGGATTATAA
- a CDS encoding OFA family MFS transporter — MTSQNQKVPLKGWICVFAGTGVNLCLGILYAWSIWKKALVNVDKAGQVMTGINDGWVYLNNTQASTPFSLCVIIFALLMIPGGKIQDKYGPKFGATLGGLFLAVGCIVAGLMKSYFGLILGFGILGGIGMGIGYAAPTPAALKWFGPHKRGLIAGIVVGGYGGAALYIGALGEYLINHYGITGSFVILGIIFAVIIVIAGQLLYSPHEGYNPPWPPEGSKSFKQAAKVKDWKASEMLKTWQFYALVFMFVISTQSGLLIIANAAELLKDAGKNIVFFATNAWILVSYGGVVNASGRVMTGFYSDKIGRVNAYCINCGISAICLFLLPYVITSKNVLLLFIVVGIAYWQYGGGLSLLPSFTADFYGAKNLGFNYGLIFIGWGLGFFMAKVGGIIQDVTGSLNYAFYISGVLLIFGVILAQFTRRPKHHLETV; from the coding sequence ATGACATCTCAGAATCAAAAGGTTCCTTTAAAGGGGTGGATTTGTGTTTTCGCTGGAACAGGGGTAAATCTTTGTTTAGGAATTCTATATGCTTGGAGTATATGGAAAAAAGCATTAGTAAATGTAGATAAAGCCGGACAAGTTATGACAGGGATAAATGATGGATGGGTTTATTTGAATAATACTCAAGCTTCAACTCCTTTTTCTCTATGTGTTATAATTTTTGCTTTGCTTATGATACCTGGCGGAAAAATTCAAGATAAATATGGACCTAAATTTGGTGCTACATTAGGAGGTCTTTTTCTTGCGGTTGGCTGCATAGTTGCCGGCTTAATGAAAAGCTATTTTGGGCTTATTTTAGGCTTTGGAATATTGGGCGGGATTGGAATGGGAATAGGTTATGCGGCTCCGACACCTGCTGCTTTAAAATGGTTTGGACCACATAAAAGAGGCCTTATTGCAGGAATTGTAGTTGGAGGATATGGCGGAGCAGCTCTATATATCGGAGCATTAGGCGAATATTTAATTAATCACTACGGAATTACAGGCAGTTTTGTAATTTTAGGAATTATTTTTGCAGTTATTATTGTTATTGCCGGGCAACTTCTTTATTCACCCCACGAAGGATATAATCCTCCTTGGCCACCTGAAGGCTCAAAAAGTTTTAAACAAGCTGCAAAAGTAAAAGACTGGAAAGCTTCTGAAATGCTTAAAACATGGCAATTTTATGCCCTTGTTTTTATGTTCGTTATAAGCACCCAGTCAGGTCTTCTGATAATTGCGAATGCTGCCGAATTATTAAAAGACGCAGGAAAAAATATTGTTTTTTTTGCTACAAACGCATGGATACTTGTATCTTATGGTGGAGTTGTTAATGCTTCAGGAAGAGTTATGACTGGATTTTATTCTGATAAAATCGGAAGAGTTAATGCTTATTGTATAAATTGTGGAATATCGGCTATATGTCTTTTTCTTCTTCCCTATGTTATTACGTCAAAAAATGTTTTATTATTATTTATAGTTGTAGGAATTGCGTATTGGCAATATGGCGGCGGGCTTTCTTTACTTCCTTCATTTACAGCGGATTTTTATGGAGCAAAAAATCTTGGGTTTAATTACGGACTCATTTTTATAGGATGGGGGCTTGGTTTTTTTATGGCAAAAGTTGGAGGAATAATACAAGATGTTACAGGTAGTCTTAATTATGCTTTTTATATATCAGGGGTTTTATTAATATTTGGAGTAATTTTAGCTCAATTTACTCGAAGACCAAAACATCATTTGGAAACTGTTTAA
- the glgP gene encoding alpha-glucan family phosphorylase — translation MRPIQSFQVYPDIPDSLRFIEILSRNMWWSWQRDAIDIYRRVDPMLWEKAGRNPLYLSTFMKQDRLVEISKDRSFLAHLSRIKEQYEHQIADVIDFSQTPYGSSNAIAYFSMEFGIHESLPIFAGGLGILAGDHLKAASDMKVPLVGVGLLYRHGYFRQFLSNDGWQQEDYPETDLYHLPVFKAKNQADEEVFVTVDCPQGKITAAVWKILIGRVSLYLLDTNIPENPPEIREITSKLYLSEPRTRIAQEVLLGIGGLKALAQMGIIPSVIHMNEGHCSFSVLERVAQIMEKYNVDLKTALEIVPRINVFTTHTPVPAGHDEFPVDLVRPCIAPYESRLGIPMKELMSWGQHPGSGEHSPFCMFILGVKLAHFCNGVSKLHGDVARKMWLHLWPNRPVDEIPITHVTNGVHVPSWISHENSQLFDRYLGPEWHFKLNDEDTINRIDDIYDEELWRAHEMSRARLIRTCRKMMLKQYGRRNAPKEMMIEAESVLDQDVLTIAFARRFATYKRANLLLQDPERFERIITSEKYPVQFVFSGKAHPRDNEGKELIKRLIQFARKPSLRHRIVFIEDYDIHMARHLVHGADIWLNTPRRPNEACGTSGMKAAINGVLNVSILDGWWCEGYNADTGTGWAIGAGEDYFDSGYQDSVESQALYNILENEIIPCFYERQTGDAPHRWLKMMKASMKMGILDFCSTRMVSDYEKRFYLPAIENLNRLVKDNAAEAKHLCQQHHRLQELWKDIRIEPPVRESDGTARVGACLKISSGVHLGRLRPDEVEVQLYYGRLKSVDAFESSATEIMTVSEDRGNGYYIYSCNLSCNFPGRVGFTVRAIPKGDEVTQTMAGFMAWNN, via the coding sequence ATGAGACCAATTCAATCTTTTCAGGTTTATCCGGATATTCCGGACTCGCTTAGGTTTATTGAAATTCTTTCGAGAAATATGTGGTGGAGCTGGCAAAGGGATGCGATAGATATTTATCGTAGAGTTGACCCTATGTTATGGGAAAAAGCTGGCAGGAATCCTTTGTATTTATCTACATTTATGAAGCAAGATCGTTTAGTTGAAATATCAAAGGATAGAAGTTTTTTAGCTCATTTAAGCAGAATTAAGGAACAATATGAGCATCAAATAGCTGATGTTATTGATTTTTCACAAACTCCTTATGGCAGTTCCAATGCTATTGCTTATTTTTCTATGGAATTTGGTATTCATGAAAGTCTTCCAATCTTTGCAGGAGGTCTTGGAATTCTTGCTGGAGATCATTTAAAAGCGGCGTCTGATATGAAAGTGCCGCTTGTAGGAGTTGGACTTTTATATCGTCATGGTTATTTCAGACAATTTCTCAGTAATGACGGATGGCAACAGGAAGATTATCCAGAAACAGATCTTTATCATTTACCTGTTTTTAAAGCAAAAAATCAAGCAGATGAAGAAGTTTTTGTTACTGTAGATTGCCCTCAAGGAAAAATAACCGCAGCTGTATGGAAAATTCTCATAGGCCGTGTTTCTTTGTATCTTCTTGACACGAATATTCCTGAGAATCCTCCAGAAATAAGGGAAATTACTTCAAAACTTTATCTTAGTGAGCCAAGAACCCGTATCGCTCAAGAAGTTCTTCTCGGTATAGGAGGCCTTAAAGCGTTAGCCCAGATGGGAATTATTCCTTCAGTTATTCACATGAATGAAGGTCATTGCTCTTTTTCTGTGTTAGAAAGGGTAGCTCAAATAATGGAAAAATATAATGTTGATCTAAAAACAGCTCTTGAAATAGTTCCAAGAATAAATGTTTTTACTACACATACACCTGTTCCAGCAGGTCATGACGAATTCCCTGTTGATCTTGTAAGACCTTGTATAGCTCCTTATGAAAGCCGCCTTGGAATTCCAATGAAAGAACTTATGTCTTGGGGGCAGCACCCTGGATCCGGAGAACATAGTCCTTTTTGTATGTTCATACTTGGAGTTAAACTAGCTCATTTTTGTAACGGTGTAAGTAAATTACACGGGGATGTTGCAAGAAAAATGTGGCTTCACCTTTGGCCGAACAGACCTGTTGATGAAATTCCTATTACCCATGTTACAAATGGTGTGCATGTTCCAAGCTGGATATCCCATGAAAATTCACAGCTTTTTGATAGATATTTAGGTCCTGAATGGCATTTTAAACTTAACGATGAAGATACGATAAATAGAATTGACGATATATACGATGAAGAATTGTGGAGAGCTCACGAAATGAGTAGAGCTCGTCTTATAAGAACCTGTAGAAAAATGATGCTTAAACAATATGGTAGAAGAAATGCTCCTAAGGAAATGATGATAGAAGCAGAATCAGTGCTCGATCAAGATGTTCTTACAATTGCATTTGCAAGACGTTTCGCGACTTATAAGAGAGCTAATCTTCTACTTCAAGACCCAGAAAGGTTTGAAAGAATTATAACTTCCGAAAAATATCCGGTTCAGTTTGTATTTTCTGGTAAAGCTCATCCAAGAGACAATGAAGGTAAAGAGCTTATTAAACGATTAATTCAATTTGCAAGGAAGCCGAGTTTAAGGCATAGAATAGTATTTATAGAAGATTATGATATTCATATGGCAAGACATCTTGTTCATGGAGCAGATATATGGCTTAATACTCCAAGAAGACCAAATGAAGCTTGCGGAACTTCTGGAATGAAGGCAGCAATAAATGGTGTTCTTAATGTGAGTATTCTTGATGGATGGTGGTGTGAAGGATATAATGCTGATACTGGAACGGGATGGGCTATAGGCGCAGGAGAAGATTATTTTGATTCGGGTTATCAAGATTCAGTTGAAAGCCAGGCTTTATATAATATCCTTGAAAATGAAATTATTCCTTGTTTTTATGAAAGACAGACTGGAGATGCTCCTCATAGATGGCTTAAAATGATGAAAGCATCTATGAAAATGGGTATATTGGATTTTTGCAGTACCCGTATGGTAAGTGATTATGAAAAACGTTTTTATCTGCCAGCTATAGAAAATTTAAACCGACTTGTAAAGGATAATGCAGCTGAAGCGAAACATCTTTGTCAGCAGCATCACAGATTGCAAGAACTCTGGAAGGATATAAGAATAGAGCCTCCTGTTAGGGAAAGTGATGGAACTGCAAGGGTTGGCGCATGTTTGAAAATATCGTCAGGAGTTCATCTCGGAAGGTTAAGACCAGATGAAGTTGAAGTTCAGCTTTATTACGGCAGATTAAAATCGGTTGATGCCTTTGAATCAAGTGCTACGGAAATAATGACAGTAAGCGAAGACAGAGGTAATGGTTATTATATTTATTCGTGCAATTTAAGCTGTAATTTTCCAGGTAGAGTTGGATTTACTGTTCGAGCTATACCAAAAGGCGATGAAGTAACTCAAACAATGGCTGGTTTTATGGCTTGGAATAATTAA